A stretch of the Nicotiana tabacum cultivar K326 chromosome 6, ASM71507v2, whole genome shotgun sequence genome encodes the following:
- the LOC107765068 gene encoding uncharacterized protein LOC107765068, producing the protein MSYIASCQKIREDARSQVESHPPRGTLPQNSKKATKVLCSFLIGAKCKQKQIVQILRRNYRHHLPGGHAPTDMKKDKAVLIESPSTNEADENQDDAAESNAPARRFSTRNASSKYDFVKVKVWLGDNADHYYVLSRFLLSRMLTVTKIPNHVAIKIALELKKLLVDNSLLDVSQSDLEANLFKLMERRGFGQEYINRYKMITRFHHLRVPLVILVCGTACVGKSTIATQLAQRLNLPNVLQTDMVYELLRTSTDAPLASSPVWGRDFSSPEEIITEFCRECRIVRKGLAGDLKKAMKDGKPIIIEGIHLDPSIYLMDEENKLPPSSPANQAGPKSLKVDEQKELQQKNNCNVGDSSRSGHKDCCSEDMNSEQSSESNKITAALKSLDIVNRVSENTGNAGETVKDSGADQNPSHRREKSGAQPIIVPIVLRMAEFDHKALLEEWVATRTCSEKYPTQDKDKLITNLKTIQDYLCSFTSQGLTVVNISATTFPQTLDWLHNHLLQCIEHGTAHVSRGNNEQIVKD; encoded by the exons ATGTCCTATATTGCAAG TTGCCAAAAGATTAGGGAAGACGCCAGAAGCCAGGTGGAATCCCACCCACCGAGGGGAACACTCCCACAGAATTCGAAAAAAGCGACGAAAGTTTTATGTTCCTTTCTTATTGGTGCAAAGTGCAAACAAAAGCAGATTGTTCAGATTCTCCGTCGCAATTACCGGCATCACCTTCCCGGCGGGCACGCTCCGACAGATATGAAGAAGGATAAGGCGGTTTTAATAGAAAGCCCTAGCACAAATGAAGCAGACGAAAATCAAGATGATGCTGCCGAAAGTAATGCTCCAGCTCGTCGTTTCTCCACCCGAAATGCTTCTTCCAAATACGATTTCGTTAAG GTGAAAGTATGGCTAGGTGACAATGCCGATCACTACTATGTTCTCTCTAGATTTTTGCTCAGCAGAATGCTCACTGTCACTAAG ATACCAAATCACGTGGCTATCAAAATTGCTCTTGAGCTTAAGAAGCTTCTTGTTGACAACAGCCTACTCGATGT CTCACAATCAGATTTGGAGGCAAACTTGTTCAAG CTTATGGAGCGAAGAGGTTTTGGACAAGAGTATATAAACCGTTATAAAATGATTACGAG ATTTCACCATCTGAGAGTTCCTTTGGTAATTCTTGTTTGTGGTACTGCTTGCGTTGGAAAATCTACTATTGCAACCCAGCTTGCACAAAGGCTGAACTTGCCAAACGTCTTGCAG ACTGACATGGTGTATGAATTGCTACGGACATCAACAGA TGCACCTTTGGCATCTTCTCCTGTATGGGGACGCGATTTCAGCTCACCAGAGGAGATAATAACCGAATTTTGCAGAGAATGCAGAATAGTAAGGAAAG GTTTGGCTGGTGATTTGAAGAAAGCTATGAAAGATGGAAAACCAATTATAATTGAG GGGATACACCTAGATCCTAGTATTTACCTAATGGATGAAGAGAATAAATTGCCCCCGTCTTCTCCAGCAAACCAAGCAGGGCCAAAATCTCTGAAGGTGGACGAACAGAAGGAATTACAACAGAAAAACAATTGTAATGTTGGAGACAGCAGTCGGAGTGGCCACAAGGATTGCTGTTCTGAGGATATGAATTCAGAACAATCTTCTGAGTCAAACAAGATCACAGCTGCTCTGAAATCCTTGGACATTGTTAATAGAGTTTCTGAAAATACGG GTAATGCAGGTGAAACAGTTAAAGATTCAGGAGCAGACCAAAATCCTTCTCATAGAAGAGAAAAATCTGGTGCTCAACCAATAATTGTACCTATAGTTTTAAGGATGGCTGAGTTTGACCATAAG GCATTGCTGGAGGAGTGGGTAGCTACTCGTACATGCAGTGAGAAATATCCTACCCAG GACAAAGATAAATTGATAACTAACTTGAAGACTATACAGGACTATCTCTGTTCGTTTACGTCACAG